Proteins co-encoded in one Burkholderia ambifaria AMMD genomic window:
- a CDS encoding microcin C ABC transporter permease YejB, whose protein sequence is MWSYILKRLLLMIPTLIGVLTLTFAVIQFVPGGPVEQAVQELRKGATEQGATPFGMRAHTGVDAQQLAQLKALYGFDKPPLERYWLMLERFARFDLGDSYFRHQSVWSLIVQKLPVSISIGLWTFFVTYLISVPLGIAKAVRNGSPFDVATSLVVLIGYAIPGFVLGVLLLVLFGGGSFWQLFPLRGLTSDNFAQLSVAGKVLDYLWHIALPITASVVGSFAVITMLTKNAFLDEIRKQYVLTARAKGLAERTVLWKHVFRNAMLPLIVGFPAAFIGAFFTGSLLIETLFSLDGLGLLSYESVVRRDYPVVLGTLYLFTLIGLATKLVSDLCYVWVDPRIQFDNLER, encoded by the coding sequence ATGTGGAGCTACATCCTCAAACGCCTGCTGCTGATGATCCCGACGCTCATCGGCGTGCTCACGCTCACGTTCGCCGTGATCCAGTTCGTGCCGGGCGGCCCGGTCGAACAGGCCGTGCAGGAATTGCGCAAGGGCGCGACGGAGCAGGGCGCGACGCCGTTCGGGATGCGTGCGCATACCGGCGTCGATGCGCAGCAGCTCGCGCAGCTCAAGGCGCTGTACGGCTTCGACAAGCCGCCGCTCGAGCGCTACTGGCTGATGCTCGAGCGCTTCGCGCGCTTCGACCTCGGCGACAGCTACTTCCGCCACCAGAGCGTGTGGTCGCTGATCGTGCAGAAGCTGCCGGTGTCGATCAGCATCGGGTTGTGGACGTTCTTCGTCACCTACCTGATCTCCGTGCCGCTCGGCATCGCGAAGGCCGTGCGCAACGGCTCGCCGTTCGACGTCGCGACGAGCCTCGTCGTGCTGATCGGCTATGCGATCCCGGGCTTCGTGCTCGGCGTGCTGCTGCTCGTGCTGTTCGGCGGCGGCTCGTTCTGGCAGCTGTTTCCGCTGCGCGGGCTCACGTCGGACAACTTCGCGCAGCTGTCGGTCGCCGGCAAGGTGCTCGACTATCTGTGGCACATCGCGCTGCCGATCACGGCGTCGGTCGTCGGCAGCTTCGCGGTCATCACGATGCTCACGAAGAATGCGTTTCTCGACGAGATCCGCAAGCAGTACGTGCTGACCGCGCGCGCGAAAGGGCTCGCCGAGCGCACCGTGCTGTGGAAGCACGTGTTCCGCAACGCGATGCTGCCGCTGATCGTCGGCTTCCCGGCCGCGTTCATCGGTGCGTTCTTCACGGGCAGCCTGCTGATCGAGACGCTGTTCTCGCTCGACGGCCTCGGGCTGCTGTCGTACGAGTCGGTCGTGCGGCGCGACTACCCGGTCGTGCTCGGCACGCTGTACCTGTTCACGCTGATCGGGCTCGCGACCAAGCTGGTCTCCGACCTCTGCTACGTGTGGGTCGACCCGCGCATTCAATTCGACAACCTGGAGCGCTGA
- a CDS encoding extracellular solute-binding protein, with product MTKGSPRTTAARLRSGAAQAVRAAGRTAAVWTIQAVLAATAAHAAYAIAQYGEPKYPPGFKHFDYVNPDAPKGGTLVLANPSRLTSFDKFNPFTMRGNAAPGIDMLFESLTTGSSDEPASAYGLLADDIEIAPDRRSVTFHLNPRARFSNGDPVTADDVRFSFETLKSKQAAPQFGAYFAEIAKAVVIDRATVRFEFRSPNRELPLIAGGVPVFSRKWGLRADGSRIPFDQLAFEQPIGSGPYLIERHDNGRTITYRRNPAYWGADLPVRVGTHNFERIVYKLYGDGVARLEAFKAGEYDVLVEYIARNWARRDVGKRFDSGELVKREFRQHNGAGMQGFFMNLRRPLFRDVRVRQALDLAFDFEWLNRQLFYGAYTRLDSYFADTDLQATGTPGPGELKLLEPLRAQLDPAVFGPMVSQPSTNPPGSLRANLLKARALLAEAGWTYRDGALRNAQGEPFEFEILDDSGAAMEGIVTAFRRNLAKLGIEARFRTADYALLQKRLDAFDYDMTTVRLPGVQVPGAEQFSRYGSKFADEPGSDNLIGLKSPAVDALLHALGTAQTRDELLDATHALDRVLMHGYYAVPQWYSTTHRIAYKRTLGYPQTLPLYYSAEGWVVSTWWAKPGQ from the coding sequence ATGACGAAGGGTTCGCCCCGGACCACCGCCGCGCGCCTCCGATCCGGCGCCGCGCAGGCGGTCCGCGCCGCCGGCCGCACCGCGGCCGTATGGACAATACAGGCGGTACTGGCCGCGACGGCCGCGCATGCGGCATATGCGATCGCGCAGTACGGGGAGCCGAAATATCCGCCGGGCTTCAAGCATTTCGACTACGTGAACCCGGATGCGCCGAAGGGCGGCACGCTCGTGCTAGCTAATCCGAGCCGGCTGACGTCGTTCGACAAGTTCAATCCGTTCACGATGCGCGGCAATGCCGCGCCGGGCATCGACATGCTGTTCGAGAGCCTCACGACCGGCAGCTCGGACGAACCGGCGTCCGCCTACGGGCTGCTCGCCGACGACATCGAGATCGCGCCGGACCGCCGCTCGGTCACGTTCCACCTGAACCCGCGCGCGCGCTTCTCGAACGGCGACCCGGTCACGGCCGACGACGTCAGGTTTTCGTTCGAGACGCTGAAGAGCAAGCAGGCCGCGCCACAGTTCGGCGCGTATTTCGCTGAAATCGCGAAGGCCGTCGTGATCGACCGCGCGACCGTGCGGTTCGAATTCCGCAGCCCGAACCGCGAACTGCCGCTGATCGCCGGCGGCGTGCCGGTGTTCTCGCGCAAGTGGGGGCTGCGCGCGGACGGTTCGCGGATTCCGTTCGACCAGCTCGCGTTCGAGCAGCCGATCGGCAGCGGCCCGTATCTGATCGAGCGCCACGACAACGGCCGCACCATTACGTACCGGCGCAATCCCGCGTACTGGGGCGCCGACCTGCCGGTGCGGGTCGGCACCCACAACTTCGAGCGGATCGTCTACAAGCTGTACGGCGACGGCGTCGCGCGGCTCGAGGCGTTCAAGGCCGGCGAGTACGACGTGCTGGTCGAATACATCGCGCGCAACTGGGCGCGGCGCGACGTCGGCAAGCGCTTCGACAGCGGCGAGCTCGTCAAGCGCGAATTCCGCCAGCACAACGGCGCGGGCATGCAGGGTTTCTTCATGAACCTGCGCCGGCCGTTGTTTCGCGACGTGCGCGTGCGCCAGGCGCTCGATCTCGCGTTCGACTTCGAATGGCTGAACCGCCAGTTGTTCTATGGCGCGTACACGCGCCTCGACAGCTATTTCGCCGACACCGACCTGCAGGCAACCGGCACGCCGGGCCCGGGCGAGTTGAAGCTGCTGGAACCGTTGCGCGCGCAACTCGATCCGGCCGTGTTTGGCCCGATGGTCTCGCAACCGAGCACGAACCCGCCGGGCTCGCTGCGCGCGAACCTGCTGAAGGCGCGCGCGCTGCTCGCGGAGGCCGGCTGGACCTACCGCGACGGCGCGCTGCGCAACGCGCAGGGCGAGCCGTTCGAGTTCGAGATCCTCGACGATTCGGGCGCTGCGATGGAAGGCATCGTGACGGCCTTTCGGCGCAACCTCGCGAAGCTCGGCATCGAAGCGCGCTTTCGCACGGCCGATTACGCGCTGCTGCAAAAGCGGCTCGACGCGTTCGACTACGACATGACGACGGTCCGCCTGCCGGGCGTGCAGGTGCCGGGTGCCGAGCAGTTCTCGCGCTACGGCAGCAAGTTCGCCGACGAGCCGGGCTCGGACAACCTCATCGGCCTGAAGTCGCCGGCCGTCGACGCGCTGCTGCATGCACTCGGCACCGCGCAGACGCGCGACGAGCTGCTCGACGCGACCCACGCGCTCGACCGCGTGCTGATGCACGGCTATTACGCGGTGCCTCAGTGGTACAGCACGACGCACCGGATCGCCTACAAGCGCACGCTCGGCTATCCGCAAACGCTGCCGCTGTACTATTCGGCCGAGGGCTGGGTCGTGTCGACCTGGTGGGCCAAGCCCGGCCAGTGA